The sequence AGCTATGGTAACTGTGCCGGTTACAGGGTCAAGTTCTACTGTAATGCTCTGGCAAGACACTACCGGCGCGGTAACATCTTCCACTGTTACGATTGCAGTACACGTACTTGCGTTTCCATTTACATCAGTTACAGTTAGGATAACATTATTGTCGCCAACATTGCTACAATCGAACGTATCATTATCAATGGTAACTGAGGCAACACCACACTGATCGGTGCTACCACCGTCTACATCTGCTGCAATTATGCTGGCATTGCCATTGGCGTCGAGCTGTATTGTTATGTTTTGGCAAACTGCCACCGGCGCTTCGTTGTCAATCACTGTAATAGTGAAACTACAAGTATTAGAATTGCCATTTACGTCTGTAGCAGTAAACTCAATTGTATTCACGCCAACAGGGAATTGGCTACCACTTGGGTCACCCATTGTTTGAACGATTGTATCCACCCCACAATTATCAAAAGCTATTGGAGTAGTGAAGCTAACGGTTGCGAAACAGTTACCAGCGTCTGTGTTGGCGCTTGTGTTTGCAGGGCAAGCTATGGTTGGAACTTCATTGTCTTCAACAGTGATAACGGTCGTGCAAGTAGCCGTTTGGCCATTGCCGTCATCTACCGTCCAAATTACTGTAGTATCTCCTTTTGGAAGGATTTCGCCAGCTATAGTGGCCGTATTGTTTAGATCATTTGTAATGCTACCGCTGGTGCAATTGTCAGTAAAAGTAGCATCAAGCTCAGTGCCTACCACTGTATATTGGCATACACCGGCATCGGTATCACGGTTGGTATCGGCAACACAGTTGATTACCGGAGCTTCGTCGTCTTCAACATTAACGATAACATCAATTATTGTTTCATTCCCAGCAGCATCGGTTGCTGTTAATTGAATGGTATTACTTCCAATATTTGAACAGTCGAAAGCAGTCATACTTAGTGCCTGAGTTACAACACCACAATTATCGGTAGGCGTTAATCCAAAATCGGCAGCCGATATGGTCACGTTTCCTGACCCATCAAGTTGTACTGTTATTGAAGTACTTTCAATGCTGGGTGAAGGAGAAAAATCTCCTTTTACCCAAACACGATGAATAGTACTATAGCTGTTAATTGTATAATCATCAACTTCCCAACGATTTCCTAGACCTCTAATTCCCCAATGTGCCTGTCCATTTCTCCAAAAAGGAAAATTAGTCAAAGCAAAATCTCCTTCATTCGTAAAGAAGTCTGGAGCATTTTGTGGAATTGAAGCATTATGACTTGCGCCTAGCGTATAGTTTGAAGGATTATTTATTCCAGAAAAACTACCGTTCCCTGTTTTCACATATTCCAAAACTGCAGAATAGTCTGTAGTGAAATCAATTATATTATTTGGATCTCTTGAAGTTTGTGCAAAGAAACGTACTTCTTCAAAATCGATATCGGCAGCCAATACATTTCCGAAGTGACCCCAAGAAGGTGAAGCCGCTTCGCTAGTTCCCAATATGGATGCACCTAATAGCGGAAGATCTGTATTTCTAACCTGAAGGTTTGAGTTATCGCCTGCTTGATGCACATAGTTAAGGATCATTAACCATCCACCGCCATCGGTATCGTTATCTAATGCTCCCTGGAAAGTACTACCATTAAAATTGAAGTAATAAGTTCCAGTTGGCACACTTCCAACTATTTCTGGGAGCATGGAAGTAAAAGGATTAGCCAAAGTTCCATCTCCGTAAATATCTGTAAAAACAGGAGCTTCGTTATCATTTACGATAACATCGAAACTACATGAGGCTATGTTTCCACTTGCATCTGTTACTTCAAAGGTATTTGTTGTTGTTCCTGCTGGGAATGTGCTTCCGCTAGGTAATCCTGCCGTTTGGGTAATATTGATATTTTCAATAACGAAACTGATATCGTCCAGTGTTAAATTGAAATTCCCCAAATCATCTTGTTCAGAAAATCGTAGGCTAACCTGCTGTCCGCTTAAAGTTTGAAGCAAAGCGGTAAGGTCAAATTGTCTAAAATTAGGTCCAATTTGAGTGGTTGGGTCACCTGGATTTGTTGAAAAAACCTCTTGAATAACGCTCATAGATGCATCAACCAAGTCTACTCTAAATTCTTGATTTGGATCTGAAAAGACTCCCGCATTATTACGAATTCTATCATTCCAACTTACAATAGCATTTTGCACATCTGAAGGCACGATAAATGGTTGTGACAATAGGTGTAGTCCTGGACCACCTTGATCTGTAATCACATCAAAACTACCTGATATTGGCGCCAATGAACCCGCTCCGCTTGAGGGTGAAAAAGTACCGTCATTAATATAATAAGAGCCACTTCCGGTATCTACAACACTCCAACCGGAGAAGTCACCAGTTTCAAAACCACCATTTTGAATAAATTCTGTTGTAGACCCTCCGCTGCAATTGTCTGTTGCACTTATGTTATATGTAACAACCGCCCCACAGATTCCCAGATCATTATTTTGTGTAATATTGCCGGGGCAGGTAATTACAGGATCTTCCATATCATTTACAGTTACATCAAAACTACAAGTTACTGTATTGGCATCACTGTCCGTAACCTCAAAAGTATTTGTAGTAACGCCAACAGGAAATTCAGAGCCAGAAGGAAGGCCTGCTGTTTGTATTGGAGTTAAAGTTCCATCTTCAGGATCTGTAGCAGTAACAGTATAATTAACAACAGCGCCACAAATACCTGTGTCGTTAGAAACGGTAATGTCTCCAGGACAGGTAATTACTGGGGGAGCAGCTAATAAAGTAATTACTATTTGCCCATTGCCTGTGTTGGCCCCCGCAGTGTTTGTTTGATTGGTTCCCACATTATAGGAACCGCCACCAGATCCACCAGAATCAGCATCACCATTGCCGCCATCGCCACCTGTATAACCGCCACCGCCGCCGCCTCCATCTTGACCGGCTTCCCAGGAGCCGCCAGCACCACCACCAAAACCACCTCGGTTTTCGTTGCATGAACCATAATACCAGCCGCAGCCTCCTGTAGCGCCATTAAGAAAACCTGTGCCTCCAAAGCCCTGGCCACTAGTACCGTTGAATGATAGAGATCCTCCCCCGCCAGCACTATTTGTTGGGCCGAATACACCGGCCACGTCACCCATATTGTTTGCTAATCCATTTATTGCTCCGACACCGGTAAAAGTTGTACCACCACCACCACCAGCTACCAGCAGAGCATTCATTGAGGATTGGTTGTAAATAAAAGATCCGCCTCCGCCGCCCGCAGCCATACTGCCAGTACCAGAACCAAGTTGTCCCACAGCAATATTTATTACGTCTCCAGCCGTCAAGATAAATTCTCCTTTTATACTGGCTCCTAATCCACCAGGAAAACCAGAATAAGCACCTCCTTGGGCCCCTACGGCCTCAATGGAATAAGGACCCGTAACAGGAACTGTCCATTCTTGAATGCCTTGTGTATTTATAGCAACCTGACCATCTAATGTAGTAGCGACATAAGCTGCATCTACCTGACCTTGTGTAGGGCCATAGCTACCAGAAGCTCCGGCATTTGTAAAAGTGTAAATTTGTGCTTGCAATGGCAGAAAAACCAATGCAATAATCATCACAACAAGCGTGTGGGTAATTTTTTTCATGATTTGGGGTTTTTGTTAAAGGTGGCTAATGTATAAAATTATGTTAATTAATACGTACGTAGTAGTACATATTAATCAACATAATCTATCGAAGAATCTTATAAAAGGTTAACCATTAGCACTATGGTCTTAATAAAAATATCAAATCGTAGTTCTTATCTTACGATAAAATGCCAAAAACCAAGATTAAACGGTTTATGATTTCATAATTTTGATAAAATAGGGTTGGACTATTTCCATTTAACGGGAACTATTCCAAGATATTGAAAATTATTTTTCTACATTTGTTTTCCCAGCAAAAAAATAATGAAATCACAACTTTTCGCTATTATAGATGTAGAAACCACTGGCGGTGGTATTGCAGGCAATCGCATTACTGAAATTTGCATAGCACTTTTAAGAGATGGTGAAGTAATTGATAAATATTCTACGCTTGTAAACCCGGAGCGCGACATTCCGTATTACATTACAGCGCTTACTGGGATTGACAATGAAATGATTGCCAAAGCTCCCTTTTTTTTCGAGGTCGCAGAAAAGATTGAAGAATTTACAAAAGACGCAATTTTTGTAGCGCACAATGTAGGTTTTGATTACAATGTAATTCGTGGAGAGTTTCAGCTTTTGGGTCAGACCTACAATCGCAAAAAACTTTGTACAGTTCGACTTTCCCGAAAATTGATTCCAGGCATGCTTTCTTATAGTTTAGGAAGACTTTGCAGCACCCTAAATATACCACACCTTAACAGGCACCGTGCGGAGGGAGATGTAGATGCAACTGTCATTCTTTTTCAAAGATTACTTTCCTTAGACGTGAGTTTTACCATAATGAATTCATTTATGAACTCACGTTCCAAGCAAGCCACTCTACCGCCTCATTTGTCTGCGGAACAAATAACGGAGTTGCCAGAAGCCAGTGGAATATATCTTTTCAAAAATCAAAAACATAAGGTTATTTATGCGGGCAAGGCAAAAAATATAAAAAAACGCGTACTCTCTCATTTCTACGATAAAAAAAACAAGGAATATCATTTAGGTCAGGAAACCCATTTTATAGATTATGAAATTACAGGCAATGAATTACTGGCGCTATTGGTGGAATCTGAACATATTCGAAAACATTATCCCAAATTCAACCGAGCTCAAAAATGGCCAGCAACAACGCATCAAATTATAAGTTATATAAATCAGCGTGGTATTATTCAACTTGCTTTAGGCAAAACGAAAGTATTACAAGATTCTGTGGGCACTTTTTACAATAAAACGGAAGCCATTGAAAAGCTAGAGGAAATATGTGAAACTTTTAAGCTCTGTCCCCGTTTTTGCAGCTTGCAGAGCAATTCTGAAAAATGCTCTCACTACAGAATAAAAAACTGTGAGGGAATTTGTGAAGAAACCGAAACTGTGGAAGACTATAATCTGAAAGTTCAAGCTGCAATGCGAGCCTTAAAAGAAAATAACCAAAGCTTTGCCATACAGGGAAAAGGTAGAACAGAAGGCGAAATAGCGTTTGCACTAGTGGTTGAAGGACAATACAAAGGTTTTGGTTTTTTTGATAGAAGTGATGCTATTTGTAATATTGAAGACTACGAACCTTTTTTGAAACTGCAGCAAGCCAGTTACCATACGCACGCCATTATTCGGAGTCATCTTAAAAAGAATGGCGAGCGAAATGTGGTTTATTTTGAAGAAGCACCTACCCTTTCAAACCACAGAATTAAGACTTTGAAAAAGAGCGCTGTGAAAGCTAATTTAGAGGATGTTTTTAGTCATTGGGATTTGGGATAACAATTTACGGAATTCAACCAACGGATTTCTTCGTGCCTTGCCATGACGCCTGTTAGGTTTAAAGTTAGTTAGACAATTTTGAAAAAAGTATCTCCTCAAAATTTGTAATCACCCTATCCGCCTTGCTATAATCCTGATTAACGCTATGCGGACTTTTGAAACCTACACAATAAATATTTGCTGCTTTTGCAGCTGCAATTCCGTTAGTTGAATCTTCAATTACCATACAATTGTCACCGTGTTCTTCGGCAAGTTGAGCAGCTTTTATAAAAATTTCTGGATGTGGTTTTGAGGCTTTTAAATCGGCGCCACTTATTTTTGCTTTGAAATATTTATCGAGATCAAAACGTTCGAAAATTCGGTTTATGTTTGGCATTGAAGCAGAAGACGCTAAAATTAAAGTCAATCCATTATCATAATAATTTTTGATTAAATCGTGAACGCCGTTTAAAAGCGCAAGGTCATTATCATTTTCAAAAAGATATTTGAAGTGTTTTCTTTTGGTTGAAACTAAATATTCTGGTGTTTCAGCAAGATTGAAATGCTGGCAAAGTGTTCTGCAAATTGGTAAAGTTGCCTGTCCAGTGAAAGAATCATACATTGCTTCGCTCACTTCAATATTTACATCTTTAAACATTTTGAAGTAGGCTTTTCGGTGTAAAGGTTCTGTATCTACAATTACCCCATCCATATCAAAAAGTACCGCTTTTAGCATTTCTCTATTTTTTTGCGAAGGTACTCGCTCGTTCACTATTCTGAAACTTATTCACCCCTTTTCTAATAAATCAAACATATAAAAAAATCGCCCAACAAACTCCTTATCCAAATGGATTGTGAGTTTTGTTCGACGATTCTCATGAAATGAAACTAGGTTTATTCCACTATCAATTTCTTCACCTGAACAGATTTTTCATTTGAAAAACGCAATAAATAGGTTCCTTGAGGAAGATTCTTATTTACTTCTGTCGTTCCCGAAATTGTTTCGGAAGCTATTGATCTTCCAAGTAGGTCAAATATTTCAAGATTCAGGGAATCATTCGTTTGGACCGTAAATTTTCCATTTGAAGGGTTTGGATAAACAGCAATATTTATTGTGGAAACCGTGTTAATTCCAACCAAGGTATTTATGCCTTTTTCATAAAAAACTTCGCGTTCATCCCAACTTTGACCGTCGTCAAAACGTTTGTCATTCCAAGTAACGTGCAAATTCCCGTTATCGTCAAAACGACAATTTATTTCTTCAAGAACTGGATCTTCAGTATTTATAATCTCTGGAGTTCCAAAGCCTGTTGTTTTGTCGTATTCCATAAAGGAATTGGTTTCGGCGAAAACATCTGTATAAACTACCGCGCAGTCACCGTCCATGTTACAGTCCATATCTATTCTTTTTAAACCTGCGGTAGATGCAATTGCTTCATATTTATTTGCAGAAAGCGTAAAACTATCAGCAACTTCATCATAATCATAAACATTAAAAACATCACGCACGGGTCCTTCTTCCCTATGCACTGTCAAAATCATCGTTTCACCTGTGGGAGCATGAACCAAGGTGAAGTTGTATGTACCTATAAAGTCTGATGTGGCAATTTTTGAAGGCGAAAGATCGTGCGTTGTTTCATCGTAAATTCTATATTTCAACTCATAGACATTTGCAGCATTTTTTTCTGAAAAAAGAAGCATTGCCTTGTTGTTTCCTATACTTCTAATAAAGGGAAATCCAGCATCCTTGCTATCAGTAATATCTGAAACTGGAATATCTGCGGACCAAAGTGTACCGTCAAAATACTTCATATATATTTCCTCATTCACCATATTTTCGCGGTTATCGTAACTCCAGACAACTACGGGCCAATTGGCATCGGTGCTATAAATATCGTGACGCCCAAAAGTATGGTTAACGGTACCGCCAGCGTCAGAAATTTTCAGACCGTCGCTCCAAGTATCCGCAGCAGCATTGTAGTAGGAATATGCAACATAATTTCGCACATTCTCAAAAGCCCAAACATTGTAGCTAACATGAAGATCGCCGTTTGGAGATACTGCTATGGCGCCGTAATGGTTGTTTCTACCGCCAATTTCACCGCCTTTATCTACAAACATTTTGGCTGACCAATCTTGTCCAGGTACTTTTTTACGGAACATTATTTTTTGAAGTCCGTTTGAGTAGTTATCGCTATAAACCACATACGCAGTACCATTGCCAGATACAGCAAGGCGTGGGTCCCAAGAATCTTGGGTAGGATTGTTTGAAACGTCGAAATCTGGATTGCTCCAGTCCAACGCTAAAGTTGTGGGAGCTTTATGTTCTTGTTCTAGAACACTTTGTTTTGAATCGCTATGGTAAAAAAGTTTACCATTTTGATCGGTTTCGTAAGTACCGAAGTTTTGTGAGAATGCCAGACTTACCGTAAGTAAGGCAGAAGCAAAGAGTAGATTTCTTTTCATAATTGAGGAGTTTTTAGAGTTATGTTTCTCAAATATATGAAGTTACTTAGAAATAGCGTACTATTTTTTGTTAATAGAAAGGCATTTTTAGCGTAAAAATGGAATTGGTAAATGTGATTAAAATAATTTCTAATTAGCTCCTTTTATCTGAGATAACAATTCAAAGGAACGTAAACGCGCTATTTGATTATGAATATGTGCTACGGTTATAATCTCATCAATCCTTGTTTCAGCAATAAAATTGACCAAATTTTTCTGAACAGTTTCCTTACTTCCTATGAAAGTGTATTGCATCATTTTAGAAATATGGGCTTTTTCCATCGGACTCCAAAGATTATCCATACTTTCAACTGGCGGTGGAAGTGGCGAGCGTGTGTTTCTGATAATGTTGAGCATAAAAAGTTGCATGCTTGTTGCGAGGTATTCCGCTTCTTCATCCGTATCTGCTACAACCACGTTAACGCAAGCCATTGTATAAGGTTTGGATAATTGTTTTGAAGTTTCAAAATTACTGTGATATAAACCTAGAGCATCGTGTAAATGTGTAGGGGCAAAATGACTCGCAAATGCATAAGGCAAACCGAGTGCTCCTGCCAGTTGTGCGCTATACGTACTAGAACCTAAAAGATATAATGGCACTTCTAGCCCATCGCCGGGTATTGCTCTCACTAAACTATTTTGATTTGCTTTTGAAAATAATTGTTGTAATTCTTGAACATCATTCGGAAAATCATTTACCGATTCCGTGCGTTCTCTTCTAAGTGCCCTTGCTGTTAGTTGATCCGTTCCCGGAGCACGCCCCAAACCTAAATCAATTCTGTCTGGATACAGCGTTGCGAGGGTTCCAAACTGTTCGGCAACAATAAGTGGGGCGTGATTGGGCAACATAACGCCGCCCGAACCTACACGAATTGTTTTTGTGTTTTCTGCCACATAACCAATTATTAAAGGCGTGGCAGAACTTACCAGACTTTCAGCATTGTGATGTTCTGAAATCCAAAATCTTTTAAATCCCAGTTTTTCAACATGCTGCGCTAATGCTAGACTGTTTTCCATTGATTCTTTATGAGTGCTTCCCTGAATTACAGGGACCAAATCTAAAACTGAGAATGGAATGTTTATTAATTGTTCTTCTTTAGTCATAATTAGTCATAATATGTTTAATAGCTAGGGAAAGTTATTTATAAATTGAAACACTAAACCGATTTAAGTGTAAGCGATAAAAGGTCTTCGACTGCGCTCAGACTGACATTAGTTATAACTTTGCTCTTTGATATTGTATTGGCCAAACAAAATCTATGTCCAATTCTTTAGCCGCTAGCATTGGTAAATATGGATTCCTAAGACTTTCACGACCAAATAAAATTAGATCTGCCTTACCTTGTTTTAAAAGTGATTCCGCTTGGATTGCAGTGTTAATTTGTCCAACGGCTCCCGTTAAAATATTTGCTTCCTTTTTAATTTGCGCGGCAAAATCTGCTTGATATCCGGGTTCGCTGGGAATGGTTGCTTTTGGTACATTTCCACCAGAGGAAGTATCAATTAAATCAACGCCCAATTTTTTTAATTCTGTTGCAAGTTTTACTGAATCCTCAATTGTCCATCCGCCTTCAGTCCAGTCGGTTGCTGAAATTCTAACAAATAATGGTTTTTCAGCAGGCCATTCTTTTCGGACTAATTCGGTAACTTCAAGTAAAAGCCTAATTCTGTTTTCAAAACTTCCGCCGTATTTGTCTGTGCGATTATTGGCCAAAGGCGAATAAAACTGATGAAACAAATAGCCGTGGGCCGCATGAATTTCTACTACATCATAACCAGCACTTTCCGCTCTTCGAGTCGAAGCGATATAATCGTTTTTGACTTTTTCAATTCCAATTACATCCAAAGCTAGAGGAATTGGTTCTCCCTCTCTAAAAGGCAAGGCTGATGAGGAAACCGTTTGCCATCCATTTTTATCTTCTGGCGCAATCTTTTTAGCACCCTCCTGCGGCAATTGGTAACTCGCCTTTCTGCCAGCATGCGCTAGCTGAATTCCTATTAATCCATTTTGGGCGTGAACAAAATCTATAATCTCTCTAGGCTTTCTCATATGCTCGTCGTTCCACAGACCCATATCGCCATAAGAAATTCTGCCTTCAGGTGATACTGCTGTGGCTTCTTGAATAACCAATGCCGAACCTCCAACGGCACGGCTGCCTAAATGCACTAAATGGAAATCGTTCGCAAAGCCATCCACACTGCTATACATGCACATGGGCGAAACTACTATTCGATTTTTAAAAGTGGTATTTCTTATTTGTAATGGGGAAAAAAGTAAACTCATTTGATAGTTTGTAGTTTGTAGTTTGTAGTTTGTAGTTTGTAGTTTGTAGTTTGTAGTTTAAAAAAAATTCAAAAATTCATAGAATTTTCGTGTTTTTAAATAATCGAAATTGGTTTCATTTTGATATGCTTCCCTTTCAAAGGAAATATTTCTGTACGCTTTATGGCGATTTCTATATTGAATCCACCTAAAGAGAAATTCGATTCCATACCACAAATAGAAAAAAACAATTAAAAATTCCGCTTGTTGCCGAAGGTGAATTTGTTCGTGGTTTAAGAAAACTGCATCCTCTTTTAAAGAATGATGCTTTAGCACCACGAAGGGCCAAAGCGTCATTCCATTGAAATTTTTTCGAAGTAGTTTCGGGCGGACGATTAAAAT comes from Aequorivita sublithincola DSM 14238 and encodes:
- a CDS encoding HAD family hydrolase, whose protein sequence is MLKAVLFDMDGVIVDTEPLHRKAYFKMFKDVNIEVSEAMYDSFTGQATLPICRTLCQHFNLAETPEYLVSTKRKHFKYLFENDNDLALLNGVHDLIKNYYDNGLTLILASSASMPNINRIFERFDLDKYFKAKISGADLKASKPHPEIFIKAAQLAEEHGDNCMVIEDSTNGIAAAKAANIYCVGFKSPHSVNQDYSKADRVITNFEEILFSKLSN
- a CDS encoding HYR domain-containing protein is translated as MKKITHTLVVMIIALVFLPLQAQIYTFTNAGASGSYGPTQGQVDAAYVATTLDGQVAINTQGIQEWTVPVTGPYSIEAVGAQGGAYSGFPGGLGASIKGEFILTAGDVINIAVGQLGSGTGSMAAGGGGGSFIYNQSSMNALLVAGGGGGTTFTGVGAINGLANNMGDVAGVFGPTNSAGGGGSLSFNGTSGQGFGGTGFLNGATGGCGWYYGSCNENRGGFGGGAGGSWEAGQDGGGGGGGYTGGDGGNGDADSGGSGGGSYNVGTNQTNTAGANTGNGQIVITLLAAPPVITCPGDITVSNDTGICGAVVNYTVTATDPEDGTLTPIQTAGLPSGSEFPVGVTTNTFEVTDSDANTVTCSFDVTVNDMEDPVITCPGNITQNNDLGICGAVVTYNISATDNCSGGSTTEFIQNGGFETGDFSGWSVVDTGSGSYYINDGTFSPSSGAGSLAPISGSFDVITDQGGPGLHLLSQPFIVPSDVQNAIVSWNDRIRNNAGVFSDPNQEFRVDLVDASMSVIQEVFSTNPGDPTTQIGPNFRQFDLTALLQTLSGQQVSLRFSEQDDLGNFNLTLDDISFVIENINITQTAGLPSGSTFPAGTTTNTFEVTDASGNIASCSFDVIVNDNEAPVFTDIYGDGTLANPFTSMLPEIVGSVPTGTYYFNFNGSTFQGALDNDTDGGGWLMILNYVHQAGDNSNLQVRNTDLPLLGASILGTSEAASPSWGHFGNVLAADIDFEEVRFFAQTSRDPNNIIDFTTDYSAVLEYVKTGNGSFSGINNPSNYTLGASHNASIPQNAPDFFTNEGDFALTNFPFWRNGQAHWGIRGLGNRWEVDDYTINSYSTIHRVWVKGDFSPSPSIESTSITVQLDGSGNVTISAADFGLTPTDNCGVVTQALSMTAFDCSNIGSNTIQLTATDAAGNETIIDVIVNVEDDEAPVINCVADTNRDTDAGVCQYTVVGTELDATFTDNCTSGSITNDLNNTATIAGEILPKGDTTVIWTVDDGNGQTATCTTVITVEDNEVPTIACPANTSANTDAGNCFATVSFTTPIAFDNCGVDTIVQTMGDPSGSQFPVGVNTIEFTATDVNGNSNTCSFTITVIDNEAPVAVCQNITIQLDANGNASIIAADVDGGSTDQCGVASVTIDNDTFDCSNVGDNNVILTVTDVNGNASTCTAIVTVEDVTAPVVSCQSITVELDPVTGTVTIAGTDIDNGSFDACGIASYNLDIDTFDCSNIGDNTVVLTVTDVNGNSETCTATVTVEDNTSPVLVCQDFTIEIGADGTATLDPNDVIASNEDACGILTIAVDITQFSCADIGTPITVQVFSQDNNGNLATCTATVTAVDLLAPVVSCPADQTVDPGQGNLFYILPDYFATGQATAVDNCTDPVTILTQSPAAGTALADGTFTITLSATDEYGNTGTCEFELTVESVLGTGNNSQNLESIAIYPNPAKGNVTIGNPQNLELETANIYDLTGRLVQSFSLKGMATAKTLNVDNLAAATYVVIIKGKEGQITKRLLKE
- a CDS encoding T9SS type A sorting domain-containing protein, whose amino-acid sequence is MKRNLLFASALLTVSLAFSQNFGTYETDQNGKLFYHSDSKQSVLEQEHKAPTTLALDWSNPDFDVSNNPTQDSWDPRLAVSGNGTAYVVYSDNYSNGLQKIMFRKKVPGQDWSAKMFVDKGGEIGGRNNHYGAIAVSPNGDLHVSYNVWAFENVRNYVAYSYYNAAADTWSDGLKISDAGGTVNHTFGRHDIYSTDANWPVVVWSYDNRENMVNEEIYMKYFDGTLWSADIPVSDITDSKDAGFPFIRSIGNNKAMLLFSEKNAANVYELKYRIYDETTHDLSPSKIATSDFIGTYNFTLVHAPTGETMILTVHREEGPVRDVFNVYDYDEVADSFTLSANKYEAIASTAGLKRIDMDCNMDGDCAVVYTDVFAETNSFMEYDKTTGFGTPEIINTEDPVLEEINCRFDDNGNLHVTWNDKRFDDGQSWDEREVFYEKGINTLVGINTVSTINIAVYPNPSNGKFTVQTNDSLNLEIFDLLGRSIASETISGTTEVNKNLPQGTYLLRFSNEKSVQVKKLIVE
- a CDS encoding LLM class flavin-dependent oxidoreductase codes for the protein MTKEEQLINIPFSVLDLVPVIQGSTHKESMENSLALAQHVEKLGFKRFWISEHHNAESLVSSATPLIIGYVAENTKTIRVGSGGVMLPNHAPLIVAEQFGTLATLYPDRIDLGLGRAPGTDQLTARALRRERTESVNDFPNDVQELQQLFSKANQNSLVRAIPGDGLEVPLYLLGSSTYSAQLAGALGLPYAFASHFAPTHLHDALGLYHSNFETSKQLSKPYTMACVNVVVADTDEEAEYLATSMQLFMLNIIRNTRSPLPPPVESMDNLWSPMEKAHISKMMQYTFIGSKETVQKNLVNFIAETRIDEIITVAHIHNQIARLRSFELLSQIKGAN
- a CDS encoding exonuclease domain-containing protein — protein: MKSQLFAIIDVETTGGGIAGNRITEICIALLRDGEVIDKYSTLVNPERDIPYYITALTGIDNEMIAKAPFFFEVAEKIEEFTKDAIFVAHNVGFDYNVIRGEFQLLGQTYNRKKLCTVRLSRKLIPGMLSYSLGRLCSTLNIPHLNRHRAEGDVDATVILFQRLLSLDVSFTIMNSFMNSRSKQATLPPHLSAEQITELPEASGIYLFKNQKHKVIYAGKAKNIKKRVLSHFYDKKNKEYHLGQETHFIDYEITGNELLALLVESEHIRKHYPKFNRAQKWPATTHQIISYINQRGIIQLALGKTKVLQDSVGTFYNKTEAIEKLEEICETFKLCPRFCSLQSNSEKCSHYRIKNCEGICEETETVEDYNLKVQAAMRALKENNQSFAIQGKGRTEGEIAFALVVEGQYKGFGFFDRSDAICNIEDYEPFLKLQQASYHTHAIIRSHLKKNGERNVVYFEEAPTLSNHRIKTLKKSAVKANLEDVFSHWDLG
- a CDS encoding NADH:flavin oxidoreductase/NADH oxidase, coding for MSLLFSPLQIRNTTFKNRIVVSPMCMYSSVDGFANDFHLVHLGSRAVGGSALVIQEATAVSPEGRISYGDMGLWNDEHMRKPREIIDFVHAQNGLIGIQLAHAGRKASYQLPQEGAKKIAPEDKNGWQTVSSSALPFREGEPIPLALDVIGIEKVKNDYIASTRRAESAGYDVVEIHAAHGYLFHQFYSPLANNRTDKYGGSFENRIRLLLEVTELVRKEWPAEKPLFVRISATDWTEGGWTIEDSVKLATELKKLGVDLIDTSSGGNVPKATIPSEPGYQADFAAQIKKEANILTGAVGQINTAIQAESLLKQGKADLILFGRESLRNPYLPMLAAKELDIDFVWPIQYQRAKL